One window of Saimiri boliviensis isolate mSaiBol1 chromosome 4, mSaiBol1.pri, whole genome shotgun sequence genomic DNA carries:
- the VWA7 gene encoding von Willebrand factor A domain-containing protein 7 isoform X1 yields MFPTEVPQSHPGPSALLLLQLLLPPTSAFFPNIWSLLAAPGSITHQDLTEEAALNVTLQLFLEQPPPGRPPLRLEDFLGRTLLADDLFAAYFGPGSPSRRFRAALGEVSRANAAQDFLPASKNDPDLHFDAERLGQGRMRLVGALRETLVAARALDHTLARQRLGAALHALQDFYSHSNWVELGEQQPHPHLLWPRQELQNLAQVSDPTCSDCEELSCPGNWLGFTLLTSGYFGTHPPKPSGKCSHGGHFDRSSSQPPRGGINKDSTSPGFSPHHMLHLQAAKLALLASIQAFSLLRSRLGDRDFSRLLDITPASSLSFVLDTTGSMGEEINAAKIQARHIVEQRRGSPMEPMHYVLVPFHDPGFGPVFTTSDPDSFWQQLNEIHALGGGDEPEMCLSALQLALLHTPPLSDIFVFTDASPKDAFLTNQVESLTQERRCRVTFLVTEDPSRVQGRARREVLSPLRFEPYKAVALASGGEVIFTKDQHIQDVATIVGESMAALVTLPLDPPVMVPGQPLVFSVDGLLQRITVRIHGDISSFWIKNPAGVSQGQEEGMGPLGHTRRFGQFWMVTMDDPLQTGTWEIQVTAEGTPGVRVQAQTSLDFLFHFGIPMEDGPHPGLYPLTQPVAGLQTQLLVEVTGLGSRASPGDPQPHFSHVILRGVPEGAELGQVPLEPVGPPERGLLAASLPAKLLSTPRPFSLELIGQDGVGRRLHRAAPQPSTVVPVLLELSGPSGFLAPGSKVPLSLRVASFSGPQDLDLRTSVNPSFSLTSNLSRAHLELNESAWGRLWLEVPDSAAPDSVVMVTVTAAGREASPVPPTHAFLRLLVLAPAQQDQLAAPTHSHDPIFTTATPAFCPFTMMTQGRAGAGLSGSPWWGTVGGVLLLLGLDSW; encoded by the exons ATGTTCCCCACGGAGGTGCCCCAATCCCACCCAGGCCCCTCAGCACTGcttctgctgcagctgctgctgccccCGACATCTGCCTTCTTCCCCAACATCTGGAGCCTGCTGGCTGCCCCTGGCTCCATCACCCACCAAGACCTGACTGAGGAGGCAGCACTCAACGTCACCCTGCAGCTCTTCCTGGAGCAGCCGCCCCCAGGCCGCCCCCCTCTTCGTCTTGAGGACTTCCTG GGTCGAACACTCCTTGCCGATGACCTCTTTGCTGCCTACTTCGGACCTGGGTCTCCTTCCCGGCGGTTCCGAGCAGCCTTAGGTGAGGTGTCTCGTGCCAATGCAGCCCAGGACTTCCTACCAGCTTCCAAAAATGACCCCGACCTGCACTTTGATGCTGAGCGACTGGGTCAGGGACGTATGCGTCTGGTAGGGGCTCTGCGGGAGACCCTGGTAGCAGCCAGAGCCCTTGACCACACCCTGGCCCGCCAGCGCCTCGGGGCTGCGCTCCATGCCCTGCAG GATTTCTACAGTCACAGCAATTGGGTGGAGCTGGGCGAGCAGCAGCCACACCCTCACCTCCTCTGGCCAAGGCAGGAGCTCCAAAACCTGGCACAAG TGAGCGATCCTACCTGCTCTGATTGCGAGGAGTTGAGCTGCCCCGGGAATTGGCTGGGCTTCACCCTCCTCACCTCTGGCTACTTTGGAACTCATCCCCCCAAACCATCAG GGAAATGTAGCCATGGAGGCCATTTTGACCGGAGCAGCTCCCAGCCACCGCGGGGAGGCATCAACAAGGACAGCACATCCCCAGGCTTCTCTCCTCACCACATGCTGCACCTCCAGGCTGCAAAACTGGCCCTTCTAGCCTCCATCCAGGCCTTCAGCCTTCTGCGAAGCCGCCTAGGAGACAGAGACTTCTCCAG GCTGCTGGACATcaccccagcctccagcctgagCTTTGTTCTGGACACCACAGGCAGCATGGGTGAGGAGATCAATGCTGCCAAAATCCAGGCTCGCCACATTGTGGAGCAGCGGAGGGGCAGCCCCATGGAGCCTATGCACTACGTCCTGGTGCCTTTTCATGACCCAG gGTTTGGCCCTGTGTTTACAACCAGTGACCCTGACAGCTTCTGGCAACAGCTTAATGAGATCCATGCCTTGGGGGGTGGAGATGAGCCTGAGATGTGCCTGTCAGCCCTGCAG CTGGCCCTGCTGCACACACCACCACTGTCAGACATCTTCGTCTTCACGGATGCCTCTCCCAAGGATGCCTTTCTCACCAACCAGGTGGAATCCCTGACTCAGGAGCGGCGCTGCCGG GTAACATTCCTGGTGACTGAAGACCCATCAAGGGTTCAGGGCCGAGCTCGGCGTGAGGTCTTGTCCCCTCTGCGTTTTGAGCCATACAAAGCAGTGGCCCTGGCCTCAGGAGGAGAGGTGATTTTCACCAAAGACCAGCATATTCAGGACGTGGCAACCATTGTTGGGGAGAGCATGGCTGCCCTG GTGACTCTTCCCCTGGACCCTCCTGTTATGGTGCCTGGGCAGCCACTTGTGTTCAGTGTGGATGGGCTGCTCCAGAGGATCACAGTCCGGATCCACGGAGACATCAGCAGCTTCTGGATCAAGAACCCTGCTG GGGTCTCCCAGGGCCAGGAAGAAGGCATGGGTCCTCTAGGTCACACTCGCCGCTTTGGGCAGTTCTGGATGGTGACCATGGATGACCCTCTGCAGACAGGAACCTGGGAGATCCAGGTCACAGCTGAGGGCACCCCCGGGGTGAGAGTGCAAG CCCAGACCTCCCTGGACTTCCTCTTCCACTTTGGCATCCCCATGGAGGACGGACCCcaccctggcctctacccactgaCTCAGCCAGTTGCAG GTCTTCAGACCCAGCTGCTGGTAGAAGTGACAGGGCTGGGTTCCAGAGCCAGTCCTGGGGATCCTCAGCCTCATTTCTCCCACGTCATCCTTCGAGGGGTCCCCGAGGGTGCCGAACTAGGCCAGGTGCCCTTGGAGCCCGTGGGACCCCCAGAGCGAGGTCTCCTCGCAGCCTCGCTGCCGGCCAAGCTGCTGTCCACCCCTAGACCCTTCTCCCTGGAGCTGATTGGCCAGGACGGAGTGGGGCGGCGCCTGCACAGGGCTGCCCCTCAGCCTAGCACTGTGGTCCCTGTCCTTCTGGAG CTTAGCGGCCCCTCGGGTTTCTTGGCCCCGGGCAGCAAGGTCCCTCTCAGTCTCCGCGTAGCCAGCTTCTCGGGCCCTCAGGATCTTGACCTTAGGACATCCGTCAACCCCAGCTTCTCCCTCACCTCCAACCTCTCCAG GGCTCACCTGGAACTGAATGAGTCCGCCTGGGGCCGCTTGTGGCTGGAGGTCCCAGACTCAGCGGCCCCGGATTCCGTGGTGATGGTGACTGTGACTGCCGCGGGACGAGAAGCCAGCCCAGTGCCTCCGACTCATGCTTTCCTCCGGCTCCTGGTGCTGGCCCCAGCCCAGCAG GACCAGCTCGCTGCCCCTACCCACTCACATGACCCTATCTTCACCACAGCCACCCCTGCCTTTTGCCCCTTCACAATGATGACTcaaggcagggctggggcaggcctGTCGGGCAGCCCGTGGTGGGGCACAGTTGGAGGGGTGCTGCTTCTGCTAGGCCTGGACTCCTGGTGA
- the VWA7 gene encoding von Willebrand factor A domain-containing protein 7 isoform X2 produces MFPTEVPQSHPGPSALLLLQLLLPPTSAFFPNIWSLLAAPGSITHQDLTEEAALNVTLQLFLEQPPPGRPPLRLEDFLGRTLLADDLFAAYFGPGSPSRRFRAALGEVSRANAAQDFLPASKNDPDLHFDAERLGQGRMRLVGALRETLVAARALDHTLARQRLGAALHALQDFYSHSNWVELGEQQPHPHLLWPRQELQNLAQVSDPTCSDCEELSCPGNWLGFTLLTSGYFGTHPPKPSGKCSHGGHFDRSSSQPPRGGINKDSTSPGFSPHHMLHLQAAKLALLASIQAFSLLRSRLGDRDFSRLLDITPASSLSFVLDTTGSMGEEINAAKIQARHIVEQRRGSPMEPMHYVLVPFHDPGFGPVFTTSDPDSFWQQLNEIHALGGGDEPEMCLSALQLALLHTPPLSDIFVFTDASPKDAFLTNQVESLTQERRCRVTFLVTEDPSRVQGRARREVLSPLRFEPYKAVALASGGEVIFTKDQHIQDVATIVGESMAALVTLPLDPPVMVPGQPLVFSVDGLLQRITVRIHGDISSFWIKNPAGVSQGQEEGMGPLGHTRRFGQFWMVTMDDPLQTGTWEIQVTAEGTPGVRVQAQTSLDFLFHFGIPMEDGPHPGLYPLTQPVAGLQTQLLVEVTGLGSRASPGDPQPHFSHVILRGVPEGAELGQVPLEPVGPPERGLLAASLPAKLLSTPRPFSLELIGQDGVGRRLHRAAPQPSTVVPVLLEGSPGTE; encoded by the exons ATGTTCCCCACGGAGGTGCCCCAATCCCACCCAGGCCCCTCAGCACTGcttctgctgcagctgctgctgccccCGACATCTGCCTTCTTCCCCAACATCTGGAGCCTGCTGGCTGCCCCTGGCTCCATCACCCACCAAGACCTGACTGAGGAGGCAGCACTCAACGTCACCCTGCAGCTCTTCCTGGAGCAGCCGCCCCCAGGCCGCCCCCCTCTTCGTCTTGAGGACTTCCTG GGTCGAACACTCCTTGCCGATGACCTCTTTGCTGCCTACTTCGGACCTGGGTCTCCTTCCCGGCGGTTCCGAGCAGCCTTAGGTGAGGTGTCTCGTGCCAATGCAGCCCAGGACTTCCTACCAGCTTCCAAAAATGACCCCGACCTGCACTTTGATGCTGAGCGACTGGGTCAGGGACGTATGCGTCTGGTAGGGGCTCTGCGGGAGACCCTGGTAGCAGCCAGAGCCCTTGACCACACCCTGGCCCGCCAGCGCCTCGGGGCTGCGCTCCATGCCCTGCAG GATTTCTACAGTCACAGCAATTGGGTGGAGCTGGGCGAGCAGCAGCCACACCCTCACCTCCTCTGGCCAAGGCAGGAGCTCCAAAACCTGGCACAAG TGAGCGATCCTACCTGCTCTGATTGCGAGGAGTTGAGCTGCCCCGGGAATTGGCTGGGCTTCACCCTCCTCACCTCTGGCTACTTTGGAACTCATCCCCCCAAACCATCAG GGAAATGTAGCCATGGAGGCCATTTTGACCGGAGCAGCTCCCAGCCACCGCGGGGAGGCATCAACAAGGACAGCACATCCCCAGGCTTCTCTCCTCACCACATGCTGCACCTCCAGGCTGCAAAACTGGCCCTTCTAGCCTCCATCCAGGCCTTCAGCCTTCTGCGAAGCCGCCTAGGAGACAGAGACTTCTCCAG GCTGCTGGACATcaccccagcctccagcctgagCTTTGTTCTGGACACCACAGGCAGCATGGGTGAGGAGATCAATGCTGCCAAAATCCAGGCTCGCCACATTGTGGAGCAGCGGAGGGGCAGCCCCATGGAGCCTATGCACTACGTCCTGGTGCCTTTTCATGACCCAG gGTTTGGCCCTGTGTTTACAACCAGTGACCCTGACAGCTTCTGGCAACAGCTTAATGAGATCCATGCCTTGGGGGGTGGAGATGAGCCTGAGATGTGCCTGTCAGCCCTGCAG CTGGCCCTGCTGCACACACCACCACTGTCAGACATCTTCGTCTTCACGGATGCCTCTCCCAAGGATGCCTTTCTCACCAACCAGGTGGAATCCCTGACTCAGGAGCGGCGCTGCCGG GTAACATTCCTGGTGACTGAAGACCCATCAAGGGTTCAGGGCCGAGCTCGGCGTGAGGTCTTGTCCCCTCTGCGTTTTGAGCCATACAAAGCAGTGGCCCTGGCCTCAGGAGGAGAGGTGATTTTCACCAAAGACCAGCATATTCAGGACGTGGCAACCATTGTTGGGGAGAGCATGGCTGCCCTG GTGACTCTTCCCCTGGACCCTCCTGTTATGGTGCCTGGGCAGCCACTTGTGTTCAGTGTGGATGGGCTGCTCCAGAGGATCACAGTCCGGATCCACGGAGACATCAGCAGCTTCTGGATCAAGAACCCTGCTG GGGTCTCCCAGGGCCAGGAAGAAGGCATGGGTCCTCTAGGTCACACTCGCCGCTTTGGGCAGTTCTGGATGGTGACCATGGATGACCCTCTGCAGACAGGAACCTGGGAGATCCAGGTCACAGCTGAGGGCACCCCCGGGGTGAGAGTGCAAG CCCAGACCTCCCTGGACTTCCTCTTCCACTTTGGCATCCCCATGGAGGACGGACCCcaccctggcctctacccactgaCTCAGCCAGTTGCAG GTCTTCAGACCCAGCTGCTGGTAGAAGTGACAGGGCTGGGTTCCAGAGCCAGTCCTGGGGATCCTCAGCCTCATTTCTCCCACGTCATCCTTCGAGGGGTCCCCGAGGGTGCCGAACTAGGCCAGGTGCCCTTGGAGCCCGTGGGACCCCCAGAGCGAGGTCTCCTCGCAGCCTCGCTGCCGGCCAAGCTGCTGTCCACCCCTAGACCCTTCTCCCTGGAGCTGATTGGCCAGGACGGAGTGGGGCGGCGCCTGCACAGGGCTGCCCCTCAGCCTAGCACTGTGGTCCCTGTCCTTCTGGAG GGCTCACCTGGAACTGAATGA
- the SAPCD1 gene encoding suppressor APC domain-containing protein 1 isoform X2, translated as MGSQGPGRLPLVQAPYTVLLLPLGTSRQDPGAQSFFLWLQRMQALEREQDALWQGLELLEHGQTWFEDRLREAHRQQLHLGALGENFLTDLYPEPRGPQLAQIQKVNVCLQNLIQEKFSPSTRNTPSSCTTQDSKERPRKPNLWQQQGSSRQKGVTQPNEEKAQWGCPKAPRGPTRV; from the exons ATGGGGAGCCAGGGCCCTGGCAGGCTGCCCTTGGTGCAGGCTCCCTACACAGTCCTGCTGCTGCCACTAGGGACAAGCCGCCAAGACCCAGGGGCCCAGAGCTTCTTTCTTTGG CTGCAGAGGATGCAGGCTCTGGAGAGAGAACAGGATGCCCTGTGGCAGGGGCTGGAGCTGCTAGAACATGGCCAGACCTGGTTTGAAGACCGTCTGAGGGAGGCACATCGACAGCAGCTGCATCTGGGAGCCCTCGGTGAG AATTTTCTAACAGATTTATACCCAGAGCCTCGTGGCCCCCAGTTAGCCCAGATTCAAAAGGTGAACGTCTGTTTGCAGAATCTGATTCAGGAGAAG TTCTCCCCAAGTACACGAAACACGCCTAGTTCGTGCACCACCCAGGATTCAAAGGAAAGACCAAGGAAGCCAAACTTGTGGCAGCAACAG GGGTCATCAAGGCAGAAGGGAGTCACCCAGCCAAATGAGGAGAAGGCTCAGTGGGGCTGCCCGAAGGCGCCAAGAGGCCCTACCCGTGTCTAA
- the SAPCD1 gene encoding suppressor APC domain-containing protein 1 isoform X1 — MGSQGPGRLPLVQAPYTVLLLPLGTSRQDPGAQSFFLWLQRMQALEREQDALWQGLELLEHGQTWFEDRLREAHRQQLHLGALGENFLTDLYPEPRGPQLAQIQKVNVCLQNLIQEKFSPSTRNTPSSCTTQDSKERPRKPNLWQQQVNFKGEGRSRTLQGREEPRGPVCFSSPPGVIKAEGSHPAK; from the exons ATGGGGAGCCAGGGCCCTGGCAGGCTGCCCTTGGTGCAGGCTCCCTACACAGTCCTGCTGCTGCCACTAGGGACAAGCCGCCAAGACCCAGGGGCCCAGAGCTTCTTTCTTTGG CTGCAGAGGATGCAGGCTCTGGAGAGAGAACAGGATGCCCTGTGGCAGGGGCTGGAGCTGCTAGAACATGGCCAGACCTGGTTTGAAGACCGTCTGAGGGAGGCACATCGACAGCAGCTGCATCTGGGAGCCCTCGGTGAG AATTTTCTAACAGATTTATACCCAGAGCCTCGTGGCCCCCAGTTAGCCCAGATTCAAAAGGTGAACGTCTGTTTGCAGAATCTGATTCAGGAGAAG TTCTCCCCAAGTACACGAAACACGCCTAGTTCGTGCACCACCCAGGATTCAAAGGAAAGACCAAGGAAGCCAAACTTGTGGCAGCAACAGGTAAACTTCAAGGGAGAGGGCAGGAGCCGCACCCTACAGGGCAGGGAGGAGCCCAGAGGCCCCGTCTGTTTCTCCTCTCCTCCAGGGGTCATCAAGGCAGAAGGGAGTCACCCAGCCAAATGA
- the MSH5 gene encoding LOW QUALITY PROTEIN: mutS protein homolog 5 (The sequence of the model RefSeq protein was modified relative to this genomic sequence to represent the inferred CDS: inserted 1 base in 1 codon), whose protein sequence is MASLGATPSRTPQGSGPREAPARFPSPAAVPAPREAEEEGGEEEEEPAEIHLCVLWNSGYLGIAYYDTSDSTIHFMPDAPDHESLKLLQRVLDEINPQSVVTSAKQDETMTRFLGKLASQEHREPKRPEIIFLPSVDFGLEISKQRLLSGNYSFIPDSMTATEKILFLSSVIPFDCLLTPPGDXRFTLTPLLILFQVRALGGLLKFLGRRRIGVELEDYNVGIPILGFKKFVLTHLVNIDQDTYSVLQIFKSESHPSVYKVASGLKEGLSLFGILNRCRCKWGEKLLRLWFTRPTHDLGELNSRLDVIQFFLLPQNLDMAQMLHRLLGHIKNVPLILKRMKLSHTKVSDWQVLYKTVYSALGLRDACRSLPKSIQLFRDIAHEFSDDLHHIASLIGKVVDFEGSLAENRFTVLPNIDPEIDEKKRRLMGLPNFLTEVARKELENLDSRIPSCSVIYIPLIGFLLCIPRLSSMVEASDFEIDGLDFMFLSEEKLHYRSARTKELDALLGDLHCEIRDQETLLMYQLQCQVLARAAVLTRVLDLASRLDVLLALASAARDYGYSRPRYSQVPGVRIQNGRHPLMELCARTFVPNSTECGGDKGRVKVITGPNSSGKSIYLKQIGLIVFMALVGSFVPAEEAEIGAVDAIFTRIHSCESISLGLSTFMIDLNQVAKAVNNATAQSLVLIDEFGKGTNTVDGLALLAAVLRHWLALGRTCPHIFVATNFLSLVQLQLLPQGPLVQYLTMETCEDGNDLVFFYQVCEGVAKASHASHTAIQAGLPNRLVARGKEVSDLIRSGKPIKPVKDLLKKNQMENCQTLVDKFMKLDLEDPNLDLNVFMSQEVLPAATSIL, encoded by the exons ATGGCCTCCTTAGGAGCGACCCCAAGCAGGACGCCGCAGGGATCGGGACCTAGAGAGGCCCCCGCCCGCTTCCCCAGCCCGGCCGCAGTGCCGGCCCCCAGGGAGGCCGAGGAAGAGGGaggcgaggaggaggaggagccggcCGAG ATCCATCTGTGTGTGCTGTGGAATTCAGGATACTTGGGCATTGCCTACTATGACACTAGTGACTCCACTATCCACTTCATGCCAGATGCCCCAGACCACGAGAGCCTCAAGCTTCTCCAGAGAG TTCTGGACGAGATCAATCCCCAATCTGTTGTTACGAGTGCCAAGCAGGATGAGACTATGACTCGGTTTCTGGGAAAGCTTG cctcccaggAGCACAGAGAGCCCAAGAGACCTGAAATCATATTTTTGCCAAGTGTGGATTTtg GTCTGGAGATAAGCAAACAACGCCTCCTTTCTGGAAACTATTCCTTCATCCCAGACTCCATGACTGCCACTGAGAaaattctcttcctctcctccgtTATTCCTTTTGACTGCCTCCTCACA CCCCCAGGAG TAAGATTTACCCTCACTCCATTGCTTATCCTCTTCCAGGTTCGAGCACTTGGAGGGCTGCTGAAGTTCCTGGGTCGAAGAAGAATCGGGGTTGAACTGGAAGACTATAACGTCGGCATCCCCATCCTGGGCTTTAAGAAATTTGTGTT GACTCATCTGGTGAACATAGATCAAGACACTTACAG TGTTCTGCAGATCTTTAAGAGCGAGTCTCACCCCTCAGTATACAAAGTGGCCAGTGGACTGAAGGAGGGGCTCAGCCTCTTTG GAATCCTCAACAGATGCCGCTGTAAGTGGGGAGAGAAGCTGCTCAG GCTGTGGTTCACACGTCCAACTCATGACCTGGGGGAACTCAATTCTCGTCTGGACGTCATTCAGTTTTTCCTGCTGCCCCAGAATCTGGACATGGCTCAGATGCTGCATCGACTCCTGGGTCACATCAAGAACGTTCCT CTGATTCTGAAACGCATGAAGTTGTCTCACACCAAGGTCAGCGACTGGCAGGTTCTCTACAAG ACTGTGTACAGTGCCCTGGGCCTGAGGGATGCCTGCCGCTCCCTGCCGAAGTCCATCCAGCTCTTTCGGGACATTGCCCACGAGTTCTCTGATGACCTGCACCATATTGCCAGCCTCATTGGGAAAGTA GTAGACTTTGAGGGCAGTCTTGCTGAAAATCGCTTCACAGTCCTCCCCAACATAGATCCGGAAATTGATGAGA AAAAGCGAAGATTGATGGGACTTCCCAATTTCCTCACCGAGGTTGCCCGCAAGGAGCTGGAGAATCTGGACTCCCGTATTCCGTCATGCAGTGTCATCTATATCCCTCTG ATCGGCTTCCTTCTTTGTATTCCTCGCCTGTCTTCCATGGTAGAGGCCAGTGACTTTGAGATTGACGGACTGGACTTCATG TTTCTCTCAGAGGAGAAGCTTCACTATCGTAGTGCCCGAACCAAGGAGCTGGATGCATTGCTGGGGGACCTGCACTGCGAGATCCGGG ACCAGGAGACACTGCTGATGTACCAGTTGCAGTGCCAGGTGCTGGCACGAGCAGCTGTCTTAACCCGAGTATTAGACCTTGCCTCCCGTCTGGATGTCCTGCTGGCTCTTGCCAGTGCTGCCCGGGACTATGGCTACTCAAGGCCCCGTTACTCCCAAGTCCCTGGGGTACGAATCCAGAATGGCAG ACATCCTCTGATGGAACTCTGTGCCCGAACCTTTGTGCCCAACTCCACAGAATGTGGTGGGGACAAAGGAAGGGTCAAAGTCATCACCGGACCCAACTCATCAGGGAAGAGCATATACCTCAAACAG ATAGGCTTGATCGTATTCATGGCCCTGGTAGGCAGCTTTGTGCCAGCAGAGGAGGCCGAAATTGGGGCAGTAGATGCCATCTTCACGCGAATTCATAGCTGTGAATCCATCTCCCTTGGCCTCTCCACCTTCATGATCGACCTCAACCAG GTGGCGAAAGCAGTGAACAATGCCACTGCACAGTCGCTGGTCCTCATTGATGAATTTGGAAAGGGAACCAACACG GTGGATGGGCTTGCACTTCTGGCCGCTGTGCTCCGACACTGGCTGGCACTTGGACGCACATGCCCCCACATCTTTGTGGCCACCAACTTTCTGAGCCTTGTTCAGCTACAGCTGCTGCCACAAGGGCCCCTGGTGCAGTATTTG aCCATGGAGACCTGTGAGGATGGCAACGACCTTGTCTTCTTCTATCAGGTTTGCGAAGGTGTGGCGAAGGCAAGCCATGCCTCCCACACAGCTATCCAGGCTGGGCTTCCCAACAGACTCGTGGCTCGTGGCAAGGAG GTCTCAGACTTGATACGAAGTGGAAAACCCATCAAGCCTGTCAAGGATTTgctaaaaaagaaccaaatggaaaa tTGCCAGACATTAGTGGATAAGTTTATGAAACTGGATTTGGAAGATCCtaacctggacttgaatgtttTCATGAGCCAGGAAGTGCTGCCTGCTGCCACCAGCATCCTCTGA